The following is a genomic window from Paenibacillus thiaminolyticus.
GCTTGATCGCGAGCCAGCTCCCTTTGATCGGACCGTGAACCTCGAGCGCTTCCAACGCATAGGCCGAACAGGTCGGATAGAAGCGGCACGTCGGAGGCTTCAACGGGGAGATGAATTTGCGGTAAAATCTCACCGGCCCCTGCAGCGTCCGCACCGCCCGTGACGGGCGTGGAGCCGTCTGCCGGCCCGCATCTTCGGGCGAGCTCATGGCCGGGCACCGTCCTTGTCCGCGACGGCCCCCGCTTCGGAACCGGCTGCATGCGAACAGGCTTCGCAATAGCCGAAGACTTCGAATTTATGCTTCACGACCTGGAACTTCTCCGGCACATCGGTCAGCGGCATCGGACAAAAATGTATCGGATACGTCTTCTCGCACTGTAAGCAGATCATATGATGATGGTGATGTGCCTCCGCGCAATGAACCCGGAACTTGACTCCGTCCTCGAAGACGATCTGCTCCAGGACGCCCAATTCATGCATGACACGGAGATTGCGGTATACCGTATCGAAGCTCAATCCCGAATACCGCTTTCCCATAAACTCATAGACATCCTTCGGTGTCAGGAAGCCGTCCGTATCGGCGAATAATTTGGCTAGCGTGCGACGCTGTTCCGTAATCCGCAGTCCTTGCGCCGCCATTTTGTCCAGTATTTGATCTGTGGTCAGCATCGGTGTCCCTCCCGTAGATTCCGAACCTCTCCTATAATAATGAGCTATTGTCCTTCCGTAGTCAAACATTCTCCCTGCAACCCGCTGCCGCAATCAATCCCTCCTGCTCACCGAGTCAGTCACTTCGTTATCCCGGCCAGTCACCCCGCTCACCTAGTCAGTCACTTCGTTATCCCAGCCAGTCACCCACTCATCCAGTTAGTACCCCCTGCTCCGTCATGGTACAATAAAAAACGAGGTGAATAAATGATGATTCAACTGCTCCGATTCCGGCAGCAAAACGCTCCGCCCGATGTGGCGGAACAGCTTATCTCTTTGATGCGTCAACAATGGCCGCAAGCCTTTGAGGGCGAAGCGACACGGTGGCCGGATAACCCAGACACCAATCCGGTATCATTCGTATATCTATCCGATAACAGCGTTATAAGCCACGTCGCCGTGCAGAACAAGACGCTTCATCATCAAGGACAAGCTTATCGCGCCTTCGGACTCAGCGAAGTCCTCACTCGCCCCTCCAGCCGAGGGGAAGGCTTCGGCACGAAGCTGATCCAGGAGGCGGCAGGCTATATCCAGACGCAAGAGCCAGATATCTCCGTGTTCACGTGCAAGCCCGAGCTGACATCATTCTATGCCCGGGGCGGCTGGGAACATCTCGAGGGAGCTTGTCTTGTCGGCGGCACAAGACACAAGCCGTTCCGCAGTGATTCGCTGGGGCTGGCCGTAATGCTCCGCCTGCATTCGGCCGCAGCGCAGCAGCGGCGAGCAGATTTCGAGCGGGCAGATCTTTATCTTGAACTCGGTGAGAACATGTTATGGTAACGCGCTCTCTGGCCGTAATCTTCTTCCCCGCTTCCACACAACCACGCTGCACACAGCCACTGCCATACGTTGCCATCCAGACACCGCCATACATCAATGGCACACACACCGCCATACAGCAAAAGAGGCTGCCGCTGCTAGCCTTCCGGCATGCGGGAGAGCCTCCTTGAGGTGATCCGATTATTTCTCCAAATGATACTGCTTCTCCAAATCATCGAGCATCAGGTTCGCTGCGCGCACGCCGTCGGCTCTGTTCCAGATGGCGTCATCGACGCGGAAGACCAGGTAGTTCTTCACCACGTTCAGGTTTGCCAGAGCTTATTCTTCGTCCATTCTTTCTCCAGCTTCGACGCTTCCTGATTCCCAGTCTCATAGACGAATCAGAACATCAAATCGCCGTCCATTTCCGGAATCCGTTCCTTTGAGACGTCATCCGCGAAGGCGTCTTTTTTGCTAGGCCGCCGGACGCTTGATGCCGATCTGTCAAAACAATGCCGGAAAACGTCTGCTTGTAGTAAATGCGCACCTTACCCGGCATGAACCGGACAACCGAGACTTCCTTGCTATGCTGATCGCCGGCTTGCGCCCGGAAATCTTCAACCCGTTTGTCGAAGTTCTGAACGAACTGCTCGCCCTCCATGTTTGCATTAATATGATCATACCGAGGATCACCCGTCCAAGACTTCACCGCTCCGACCGGCTTGATGCCGGGCTCGATCAGCGCTTCCGTCCCTTCGTTCGTCTATACGACGCGCTTCGGATGCGGCGGAACGTTCGACGTCCCCATCGCATGCTTGAACCGCCCGAGTCTGAGCTTCGCCCTCTCCTTCCGTCTTCTCGGGCCTTCCGTCGAACCGCCTGGCCGCCGCTCGAATTACCGCCGCAGGCCGACAGCACCAGACCAATCACCAGCACGAGAGACAACAATGATGTCCACTTGCTGCTCCGCCGGAAGCGGAGCGGCGAGTAACCCCTTCGCAATAACGGACGGCCCGCCTGCACGGGCCACCAAAGCCGGGTCACAAGCTGAACAAGTCCCCTTCTAGCTCTTATGTTTGCTAGCCCTATCGCGCAGGTTGAACAACACCTCTTCTGGCTCTTTTGTTCGCAATCCCCATCGCGCAGGTTGAACAACACCCCTTCTGGCTTTTTTGTTCGTTATCCCCGTGGCGCAGGTTGGGCAACTTCTCTTCTGGCTCTTTTGTTCGCTATCCCCATCGCGCAGGTTGAACAACACCTCTTCTGGCTTTTTTGTTCGCTATCCCCGTGGCGCAGGTTGGGCGAACCCTCGGTTAGCTCTTGAACCAAAGTTCCCCTACTGGAAAGGATATCGGTTATAAGAGTCGGTCTGGAACATCAGACGGGACTCCTGAGAGACGGGGATATCAGCCATAAGGAGTCGGATAGGAACATCAGACGGAGCTCCTGAGGGACAGGGATATCAGCCATAAGGAGTCGGATAGGAACATCAGACGGGACTCCTGAGGGACGGGGATATCAGCCATAAGGAGTCGGATAGGAACATCAGACGGGACTCCTGAGGGACGGGGATATCAGCCATAAGGAGTCGGATAGAAACATCAGACGGAGCTCCTGAGGGACGGGGATATTAGCCAGTCAGCTAGAAACATTAACCGAGACTCCTGAGGCGCAGGGATATTGGTCATAAGGAGCAAATGTTCAATCCAATCGCAAAAAAAGAGGGCACCGTCGCGGTCCATCGCGGTGCCCTCTTTGTCGATCCTTTTGATAAGTATAGAATGATGGCTTATTCAGCTGGCTTTTCTTTTGGTAATGGGATGAAGAGCAGATTGACTGGCATATTGCTGCCCGCAGCCGGCGTGAACAGAATCTCAACCGTCTCCTGGTAAGCTCCGGTCCGGTAGACGACACTGGCTTCGCTAGTACTGCTTAATCTTCCCTGATTCGGCGTCTGGAGGGTTTGGCCGTTCACAAACAAGCCTCCAGAGTAGGAGCCTCCGCGGGAGTTGAAGGCGATCAGTGTATGCGGCGCCACATTTTCCAGCTTGACGCGGTACAATACGCCGTAGTTGCCGGCGTTCACTTGGTTCTCGTATGTCATCATATCCGAACCTTCAATGTACGTGTCATTTGTTTTGTCGGCGAATACGAGGCGGGACGCCTCTTCCCCTACCCGCTCCCCGATCGTGAAGACGCGATCCGCTTTGTTGAATGTGCCTCTGATATGCTTGCCGTCAGGCTCAAGCTCCTTCAGTTTGTTCAGTTCTTTCATAATATCCTTCGAAGCGTCCAAGGCGACGACCGAATATTCCAACGTATTGTCGCCGAAGAAATCGGCATACATCGTATAAATGTCATCCGGTCTCATCGGGCGTTCATTCAATTCCGGTATCAGCACCCGAGTCTCGTTCGGCTGCAGCACGAGTTCATTGATTTCACCTTCCTGCTCGAACGATTCCATATATCGAACCGACGCGAGCTTCCCAGTTTGCTGCGGATACGGGTTCGGGCCAGCTTGGCCGTAATGCTCCACATAGACAGTTGCCGCACGGTCGGATACATTCTTCGCAAGCACATAGAGCTGCATCTTCTTGTCCGTGCCATTCTTGTGATGCAGGAAAATACGCGCACCGCCTGCGACACGGTCTTTGTACACGATTCCTTCTTCAAGCACGGTCTCCGGAGAATTCGTGCGGTATAATGTCCGGTTCTCTTCCTTCACTTCCGGCTGGAGCAGCTTCATGCTCAGTACGGATTGTCCGCCTAGCGGGAACACTTCGCCGTACCCTGTGTAGAGCAGGTTGAATTCATGGAAGGAGTACAGTGTTTCATCCGAGATCATGATGGTCTGGGAATACTCATCCGTCAGCCCGAACTTATTTGTAACCTTAAGCGTGATTGTCTGCGGACCCGGTTGAAAAAAAGCCGGCTCGTTGTTGGTCCATACCCGTTCTGTAATGGAATCCTCTTTGTCGGTGCTCATGTCTTCGTAACGGATGTATTCCCCCATCTTGTAGGTGGTCTTAGGCGTCTGGAAGCTCGCCTTCGGCGGCTCCTTCGCCGGCTGAACCGTAATATTGACAGAGAAAGGTTCGCTTATGTTGCCGCGCTCGTCGACGACACGAAGCGTGATGGTGTAGACGCCTGGCGCATCATAATACTCCTGGAGCCCTTCCCACTGCTCATCGACGATCTTCAACCCGGTTGGACTCGTGGATTCGTTCTTGACTGTCACGCGGGTCTGCGTTGCGAAGATTTCCTCTTCATTTACGCTGAATTTGGCAACCGGTTGCGTGTTCAACTGAATCACAATCCGCTTGTTCTTGCTGTCCCATGTATATGGATAGCCGAATGCCTGCATTGCGGAGGTTACCGGCACCATGAACGTGTTTTGGACGATATAGGATTCCCCGCTC
Proteins encoded in this region:
- the yidD gene encoding membrane protein insertion efficiency factor YidD — translated: MSSPEDAGRQTAPRPSRAVRTLQGPVRFYRKFISPLKPPTCRFYPTCSAYALEALEVHGPIKGSWLAIKRIGRCHPFHPGGYDPVPLKRS
- a CDS encoding Fur family transcriptional regulator, with amino-acid sequence MLTTDQILDKMAAQGLRITEQRRTLAKLFADTDGFLTPKDVYEFMGKRYSGLSFDTVYRNLRVMHELGVLEQIVFEDGVKFRVHCAEAHHHHHMICLQCEKTYPIHFCPMPLTDVPEKFQVVKHKFEVFGYCEACSHAAGSEAGAVADKDGARP
- a CDS encoding GNAT family N-acetyltransferase, whose amino-acid sequence is MMIQLLRFRQQNAPPDVAEQLISLMRQQWPQAFEGEATRWPDNPDTNPVSFVYLSDNSVISHVAVQNKTLHHQGQAYRAFGLSEVLTRPSSRGEGFGTKLIQEAAGYIQTQEPDISVFTCKPELTSFYARGGWEHLEGACLVGGTRHKPFRSDSLGLAVMLRLHSAAAQQRRADFERADLYLELGENMLW
- a CDS encoding stalk domain-containing protein; this encodes MKSWKKLFVTCLAAIQLITMVPVMVAAEGDGSAASGTEAVVDTQQQGDVTGEQPDVDGSADNPDKANPDEVNPDEANSDAAAPDTATPDPTASTAGKDELILMANSNVMYHNGVKYTSPQPITVKKGVSYIALRSLVDRFGLQTRFDNKTKETIITNGDKELRYKAGSDQYRVNGSPTKMSGESYIVQNTFMVPVTSAMQAFGYPYTWDSKNKRIVIQLNTQPVAKFSVNEEEIFATQTRVTVKNESTSPTGLKIVDEQWEGLQEYYDAPGVYTITLRVVDERGNISEPFSVNITVQPAKEPPKASFQTPKTTYKMGEYIRYEDMSTDKEDSITERVWTNNEPAFFQPGPQTITLKVTNKFGLTDEYSQTIMISDETLYSFHEFNLLYTGYGEVFPLGGQSVLSMKLLQPEVKEENRTLYRTNSPETVLEEGIVYKDRVAGGARIFLHHKNGTDKKMQLYVLAKNVSDRAATVYVEHYGQAGPNPYPQQTGKLASVRYMESFEQEGEINELVLQPNETRVLIPELNERPMRPDDIYTMYADFFGDNTLEYSVVALDASKDIMKELNKLKELEPDGKHIRGTFNKADRVFTIGERVGEEASRLVFADKTNDTYIEGSDMMTYENQVNAGNYGVLYRVKLENVAPHTLIAFNSRGGSYSGGLFVNGQTLQTPNQGRLSSTSEASVVYRTGAYQETVEILFTPAAGSNMPVNLLFIPLPKEKPAE